The window CGCCTAGCCATTTTGAGATCGTAGAAGAAGTATATAAAATAGCGTAAGTAATGCCCAGAATGAGGGCCATACTGCCAATAAGAATAAATTTTTGGACCAGATTATCGGCATCTTGCATCAAGATAATCGAGTTAGTGATCGCGCCAGGTCCGCAAATGAGTGGAATTGCCAAGGGCGTAATTGAAATATCAGTAACATAAGATTTTACCTCTTCTTCACGGACCTTAATGCGGCCCAAGCGGGCTTGCAGCATATCAGAGCCCATTTGGAAAAAGATGATACCGCCCACAATGCGGAAAGCATTGGCTGAAATGCCAAAGAAAGAAAACAAAAGCTGCCCAGAAAGCGCAAAGGCCAACATGGTAAAAAAGGCGGCTATAACGGCTTTTTTTGCGGTGGCTCGTTGTTGTTGTTTTGTCAACTCGCTCGTCATGGTCATAAAGACGGGCATAGTGCTTAGGGGGTTGACAATAGAAAAGTAAGAAGTAAACGCCAAGAGGCCAAAAGCCAAGTTTTC is drawn from Saprospira sp. CCB-QB6 and contains these coding sequences:
- a CDS encoding MarC family protein, whose product is MSENLAFGLLAFTSYFSIVNPLSTMPVFMTMTSELTKQQQRATAKKAVIAAFFTMLAFALSGQLLFSFFGISANAFRIVGGIIFFQMGSDMLQARLGRIKVREEEVKSYVTDISITPLAIPLICGPGAITNSIILMQDADNLVQKFILIGSMALILGITYAILYTSSTISKWLGETGNKIMLRLMGLIVMVIAVEFFLSGLRPILASIFPSLAVAVPN